The Fictibacillus phosphorivorans genomic sequence TGTCGTTGCTTGGGATGTTAAACGTGATGAAACACTCCGAAGAGAAAAGTTCGCTGATTATAAGGGAACACGAAACGAACTGCCTGAGCCTTTGATTCAGCAATTTGAAACACTCGTTCAACTTTTTGATACTATTGGAATTACTCAGCTTACGATTCCTAGATATGAAGCAGATGACATCATAGGCACTCTTGCACACCGTTGGCGAAACGAACGTGACGGAGAATGTATCATCTACAGCAACGATCGGGATCTATTGCAGCTTCTTTGTGAAAAAACTTCACAGCTTATTACAGTGAAAAGAGATGAGCTGAAATATACGCTAACTCATTTTCAAGAGGAGTATGGCATCACACCTGCACAGTGGATCGATGTAAAAGCTTTACTAGGCGATAAAAGTGATAATATTCCTGGAGTAGCGGGAGTCGGCGACAAAGCTGCACTTCCACTCATACAACAATATGGTGCTGTAGAATCGATCTATGAAAATTTTGAGAATCTAGATCCTAGATACAAGAGGTACTTTAAAAAACTCGAAGCAGGTCGCGAGATGGCTGTTCTTAGTAAAGATCTATGTACGATTTTCACAGATGTTCCAGAAGTAGTCGACAGAGACTTAGAAGAATGCCGATACATTTTAGATAAACAGAGTGTTCGAAGCGCATTAGAAGAATTAGAGATTCAAATAAGAGTGGGTTAAGAAAAATCCCACTCTTTTTGTTTGCGTTTTATAAACTTCTTCTTGAACCGTATTTCAGATAATATCATACCGAGTAAAATCAATCCGCAACCTAACAAAGATTTTGAACCGAGTCGTTCATCAAGCATGATATAAGCAGTAAGTGCCGCAAAAACAGGTTCCATCGCAAAGATCAAAGCTACTCTTGCGGGTGTTGTAAATGATTGAAAATGTGTTTGAGCCAAAAAAGCTAGAGCAGTTGCAAAGAATGATGTGATTAAGAGAGCACTAATTACTTCCGGTTGCAGAACCAAATTAATTTTGAACATCTGCGGATAATCCTCAATCATGAGTGCGGTAATGAAACTGAATGTGGCAACGGTCAACAGTTGGATAGCAGTTAAACATATAGCGTTGTAGGATACTGCAAATTTTCCTGTGAACACGATATGAAGAGCAAATGAGATGGCGCATAATAACACAAAACCATCGCCAATGTTGAACGAGAGGCTGTTGTGGATGGTTAATAAGTACAATCCGAGTAAAGCTAATAAAGAACTAAGACCGACTTGCCAATTCAGTTTGTTCTTTAACAATAAATAACTGAACAAAGGGACCAAGACAACACTTAATCCTGTGATGAACCCAGCTTTTGAAGAAGTGGTGTATAACAATCCGACGGTTTGAAAACCATATCCTAAAAATAGCCAAAAACCAAGAATGATACCACTAATCCATATCCTTTTATCCGTAAAATGCCTGAGTGATGAGCGGTTAAACAAAAAGATAATTAGCAATAATGTTACAGCGGCAATTGAAAAACGAACGCTATTAAATGAATAAGGTTCTAAGAACGCGATTGCTTTTTGTACGATTACGAATGTCGAACCCCAGATCAAGGCTACAAGGAGTAAATTGAAGTCGGCAAACCAAGTCTTTTTAAACATCAGAGGGACTCTTGTTTAATTGGATGGCTTGTCGTGCTAGTTCATCTGCGATCTTATTTTGTTTTGAGGGAATCCACTTAATAAAAAACAGATCCAATTTCTCTGACAGATCGATAGCTTCTTCTAACATTTTTGTATACCGTTTATCTTTTGCATATTTTTTATCCATCGCGCTCTCTACTGCTTGTGAGTCTGTGCGGAACGATACGATTCTCCAATTATTTTCAATACATAGTTCTAAACCATGAATAAGAGCTCTAAATTCCGCTTCATGGTTACTCATCGTGCCGATCGGAAAACGAAACGAATGTGTAGTGCCGTTTCCGACTTTTACATATACGCCAGCTCCGGAGAGTCCAGGATCCCCTGCACTTGCACCATCAATGTATATCTCTATCAATTGCGTCTCTCCTCTATAAGAATATATTCGTATTATAAAGGACTTTATTAAAAACAAAAAGGAGATTACTATGAACTTTTCAATAGAGTATATGTATAAACATCCCAAGTCACCCTTTAAGATTCGATTTGTTTCTGATCCTATGTCTTTAACAGAGGCCCTTTTTACGGCAACGGATATAGAAAAGACTGGAAGAGTTTCTGAGATGGTCTTTATCGATACAAAAGGTGTAACGTGGACGAAAAAAGAGCTCACTAAACTAACACAAGTGAAAAAAGAAGAACCAAAAGAGATCTCTATCTATTTCGATGGAGGGTTTAAGACAGAGACGGGTACGAGTGGGCAAGGTATCATCATTCATTTCTCTCAAAACGGGATTACCTATCGTCTTAAAAAGAACGCGAGTCTAACACACCTTGAATCCAATAATGAATCTGAGTATGCAGCACTATGGTTGGCTGTAAAAGAACTCGAAGAACTTGGTGTCCAATATGAAGAAGTTCTCATTCAAGGAGATTCGAAAGTTGTCATAGAGCAATTAAAAGGGGAATGGCCATGTTACGAAACGAACCTCCAGAAGTGGGCAGAAAAAATCGAAACACTATTGAAGAAGCTTCAGATCGAACCTGTTTATGAATGGGTGGCTAGAAACAAGAACAAAGATGCAGATCATCTCGTAACACAAGCATTAAACGGAAAGATCATACAAGCGAAGAAAGAAGTCATTGATAATTCTTGAATATAACTGGTACAATTTACTAGAATCTTTTGATTTTGGGGTTGAGGTAGACATGAACGAGAACGTTTTAGACGATTATATAGCACTATTAGCATCAAAAGGGTTTCGCCTTAGTGAGGGAGATCTTCATTTTGTGCACTTCGGAAGACATTACACAGATGCAAGTGAACCTCAAGTGAAAATAGCATTAGAAGTTACATTAATTAAACAACGATCGTTTGATGGCAGTTACTTTATCGCCATATTAGAGTCTTTAGTCAACGAAAATATCACCTCAAAGAAAAAAGCGTATGAACTACTTGATCGGCTACAAAACAACAATGAGAGAAAACATTCTTATACAGTGGGGTAATTATGAAAGAGAAGATGATCGAACAGACAGAGGCGTTTGTAAAAGATAAGTTAAAAGATGAAAGCAGTGGCCATGATTGGTATCACATCTATCGCGTTAAGAAATTGGCTTTGAACATTGCAGAAAAAGAAGGTGCAGATTCGTTCGTTTGCGTGATGGCGGCACTTCTTCATGACATAGCAGATGAAAAAATTGCAGGAACGGAAGAAGAGGGTATGCGAGAAGTCAGAAATTGGTTAGAGTCTATTTTTGTAGAGGAACCATACATCAAGCACATATTATCCATCATCTCTTCAATGTCTTTTAAAGGTGGTAGCGGAGCAGAGATGGAATCAATTGAGGGTAAAGTCGTACAGGATGCAGACCGCTTAGACGCGATCGGAGCGATTGGAATCGGAAGAACATTCGCGTATTCAGGAGCGAAGGGACAACTGATGTATGATCCTGAGATACCGGTTCGAGAGACGATGACAAAAGAGCAATATCGCAATGAGAAAAGCACAGCTATTAATCACTTCTATGAAAAATTATTAAAATTAAAGCATGGGATGAATACCCCTTATGCAAAAAAACTAGCGAATGACCGGCATGCCTTTCTAGAAAACTTTTTAGAGCAATTTTTTGAAGAGTGGGAAGACAGAAAGTGAGTAAGTTTTCTATGAAAGTGGTTGATTTCCGCTCCAGATTGCTCGCTTTCCATGGGGCGACCGGTGAGCCTCCTGCCACTTCGTGCCATTAGGAGTCTCCACCTGACCGCTCGTCCCATAGGAGTCGGCAACCTTGCACTCCAATCAACTTTCATAGGAAGAGAAAAAACATCCAAACAACATTCTTAGTTTAGTTTGGAAGAAAGATTTACTCATGTTATTTTAAAGTGAATGATCTGTATTAAAAAAAGGCCAAAATAATGGCCTTTTAGTTGCATATCAACAGCCTTTAATTTATTTTAACACTCTTCTGCTGGTCGAGGTCCAGCGTCTAATCCTTCTGAAGTTACAGTAAGAACAGGATTGATCGATGCATCTTCACTCACACAGATCTGGCAAGATAATCTTACATTTCCTGATAAGCCCTTTGTAGCGATGATATTCGCTTCATTTTCTCCGATCGGACCTAGGTCTCCTGACAAAACTTCCACTCTGCATGTCGTACATTTCGCTTTGCCTCCACAGCGGTGAAGGATGTCAATTCCGTTGTCTTCAAGTGCATTTACAAGTTTTTTACCGTTCTCAATCTCATATGTACCAAATCCGCGTACATCAATTCTTGCCATTTTACCTGCCTCCTTAAAATAAACACTTAGTATTTCTTTCCATTCTTATTATACGATAACCTTCTACCAAGTAAACTACATGTTTAGAAGTTGTAATAGAAAAACTAATCGCATCACATACTTGTTTCATATACAATAGAGAGTGGAGTCAATTTATTATGATGGAGGGTTAAATCAACATGCTAGAAAAGGTTACGTTCAAGAGTGATATCGAGATTGCCCAATCAGCGAAAATGCTGCGAATCGAAGAAATTGTAGGACAACTAGGAATTGAAGAAGATGATTGGGAACCTTACGGAAGATACAAAGGAAAGCTATCATTAGATCTGTTTCAAAAGCTTCAGAATGTTGAAGACGGAAAAGTAGTCTTAGTAACAGCAATCAGTCCAACACCAGCGGGAGAAGGGAAGTCTACCGTAACTGTGGGGCTTGGACAAGCACTCAATCGTGTTGGAAAGAAAACGATTATCGCTTTACGTGAACCATCACTCGGACCTAGCATGGGTATTAAAGGTGGTGCAGCGGGCGGAGGATACTCTCAAGTAATGCCGATGGAAGATATCAATCTCCACTTTACAGGAGACCTGCATGCTATTACAACGGCCAATAACGCACTAGCCGCATTGATCGATAACCATATTCACCAAGGAAATGAATTGAACATAGATCCGCGTCGTATTGTCTGGAAACGTGCGTTAGATATGAATGATCGAGCATTAAGAAAGATTGTTATCGGATTAGGTGGACCGATTCAAGGTGTTCCAAGAGAAGACGGATTCGATATTACGGTAGCATCAGAAGTCATGGCGATCTTCTGTTTGGCTAACGATTTAGAAGATTTGAAAGTTAGACTTTCAAAGATGGTAGTGGCGTTCGATTATGACAACCAACCTATTACAGCAGGTCATCTGAATGCACAAGGTGCGCTTACATTACTATTAAAAGATGCGATTCGCCCGAATATCGTACAAACATTAGAAAACACGCCTGCACTTGTTCATGGTGGTCCGTTTGCTAACATTGCTCATGGGTGTAACAGCGTAATCGCGACAAAGTTAGCTTCTAAACTTGGTGAGATGGTCGTAACAGAAGCTGGATTCGGTGCTGATCTAGGAGCAGAGAAGTTCTTAGACATTAAAGCGAGATATGCGGGTATTAATCCAAGTGCAGTGGTTATTGTCGCTACAGTAAGAGCGCTTAAGATGCATGGCGGTCTTGCAAAAGAATATTTGAAGAATCCTGACTTAGAAGCACTTCAAAAAGGTATGCCAAACCTTGAGAAACATTTAGAAACGTTAAAAGAATTTGGTGTGCCTGTAGTGGTAGCTATCAACAAATTTGTAACTGACACCGACGAAGAGGTTGCTTTCATAAAAGAGTGGTGCAATAGTAAAGGTGTTGCTGCAGAAGAAGCTGATGTTTGGGCTAAAGGCGGACAAGGTGGAGAAGCATTAGCAAACAGAGTGTTAGAAACCATTGAATCAGAAGAGAATAACTACAAACCTCTTTACGAACTAAACGTTTCTTTACAAGAAAAAATAGAGACGATCTGTAAAAAAGTGTACGGAGCAGGAGAAGTACAGTTTTCACCAAAAGCTGTAAAACAAATGAAGCAGTTTACTGATTT encodes the following:
- a CDS encoding 5'-3' exonuclease codes for the protein MEKKEVLLLIDGFNLLSRCYFATAYGKEMHDLPRNSKGQFTNAIRVTIQKLLMLVRDHEPSHIVVAWDVKRDETLRREKFADYKGTRNELPEPLIQQFETLVQLFDTIGITQLTIPRYEADDIIGTLAHRWRNERDGECIIYSNDRDLLQLLCEKTSQLITVKRDELKYTLTHFQEEYGITPAQWIDVKALLGDKSDNIPGVAGVGDKAALPLIQQYGAVESIYENFENLDPRYKRYFKKLEAGREMAVLSKDLCTIFTDVPEVVDRDLEECRYILDKQSVRSALEELEIQIRVG
- a CDS encoding DMT family transporter; this encodes MFKKTWFADFNLLLVALIWGSTFVIVQKAIAFLEPYSFNSVRFSIAAVTLLLIIFLFNRSSLRHFTDKRIWISGIILGFWLFLGYGFQTVGLLYTTSSKAGFITGLSVVLVPLFSYLLLKNKLNWQVGLSSLLALLGLYLLTIHNSLSFNIGDGFVLLCAISFALHIVFTGKFAVSYNAICLTAIQLLTVATFSFITALMIEDYPQMFKINLVLQPEVISALLITSFFATALAFLAQTHFQSFTTPARVALIFAMEPVFAALTAYIMLDERLGSKSLLGCGLILLGMILSEIRFKKKFIKRKQKEWDFS
- a CDS encoding reverse transcriptase-like protein — its product is MIEIYIDGASAGDPGLSGAGVYVKVGNGTTHSFRFPIGTMSNHEAEFRALIHGLELCIENNWRIVSFRTDSQAVESAMDKKYAKDKRYTKMLEEAIDLSEKLDLFFIKWIPSKQNKIADELARQAIQLNKSPSDV
- a CDS encoding reverse transcriptase-like protein — its product is MNFSIEYMYKHPKSPFKIRFVSDPMSLTEALFTATDIEKTGRVSEMVFIDTKGVTWTKKELTKLTQVKKEEPKEISIYFDGGFKTETGTSGQGIIIHFSQNGITYRLKKNASLTHLESNNESEYAALWLAVKELEELGVQYEEVLIQGDSKVVIEQLKGEWPCYETNLQKWAEKIETLLKKLQIEPVYEWVARNKNKDADHLVTQALNGKIIQAKKEVIDNS
- a CDS encoding DUF6123 family protein translates to MNENVLDDYIALLASKGFRLSEGDLHFVHFGRHYTDASEPQVKIALEVTLIKQRSFDGSYFIAILESLVNENITSKKKAYELLDRLQNNNERKHSYTVG
- a CDS encoding HD domain-containing protein, with amino-acid sequence MKEKMIEQTEAFVKDKLKDESSGHDWYHIYRVKKLALNIAEKEGADSFVCVMAALLHDIADEKIAGTEEEGMREVRNWLESIFVEEPYIKHILSIISSMSFKGGSGAEMESIEGKVVQDADRLDAIGAIGIGRTFAYSGAKGQLMYDPEIPVRETMTKEQYRNEKSTAINHFYEKLLKLKHGMNTPYAKKLANDRHAFLENFLEQFFEEWEDRK
- a CDS encoding 2Fe-2S iron-sulfur cluster-binding protein — translated: MARIDVRGFGTYEIENGKKLVNALEDNGIDILHRCGGKAKCTTCRVEVLSGDLGPIGENEANIIATKGLSGNVRLSCQICVSEDASINPVLTVTSEGLDAGPRPAEEC
- a CDS encoding formate--tetrahydrofolate ligase, with the protein product MLEKVTFKSDIEIAQSAKMLRIEEIVGQLGIEEDDWEPYGRYKGKLSLDLFQKLQNVEDGKVVLVTAISPTPAGEGKSTVTVGLGQALNRVGKKTIIALREPSLGPSMGIKGGAAGGGYSQVMPMEDINLHFTGDLHAITTANNALAALIDNHIHQGNELNIDPRRIVWKRALDMNDRALRKIVIGLGGPIQGVPREDGFDITVASEVMAIFCLANDLEDLKVRLSKMVVAFDYDNQPITAGHLNAQGALTLLLKDAIRPNIVQTLENTPALVHGGPFANIAHGCNSVIATKLASKLGEMVVTEAGFGADLGAEKFLDIKARYAGINPSAVVIVATVRALKMHGGLAKEYLKNPDLEALQKGMPNLEKHLETLKEFGVPVVVAINKFVTDTDEEVAFIKEWCNSKGVAAEEADVWAKGGQGGEALANRVLETIESEENNYKPLYELNVSLQEKIETICKKVYGAGEVQFSPKAVKQMKQFTDFGWDQLPICMAKTQYSFSDDPKKLGRPKNFTITIRELKPSIGAGFIVALTGDVMTMPGLPKVPAANNMDVSEDGKAVGLF